A single genomic interval of Clostridiaceae bacterium harbors:
- the rpsO gene encoding 30S ribosomal protein S15 → MQKELKQQIINQYKLHENDTGSPEVQIALLTERINHLNEHLKIHKKDHHSRRGLLKMVGQRRGLLNYLQRVDIERYRAIIGKLNLRK, encoded by the coding sequence ATGCAAAAAGAGTTAAAACAGCAAATAATCAATCAGTATAAGCTACATGAAAACGATACTGGTTCACCTGAAGTTCAAATTGCTTTACTTACAGAAAGAATTAATCATTTGAATGAGCATTTAAAAATTCACAAAAAAGATCATCATTCAAGAAGAGGACTTCTTAAGATGGTTGGACAAAGAAGGGGCTTATTAAATTATCTTCAGAGAGTTGACATTGAAAGGTACCGTGCAATCATCGGAAAACTTAATCTTAGAAAATAA
- a CDS encoding peptide ABC transporter substrate-binding protein, which translates to MNRKPYRNIPVIAIILVVMFIMVSCQQLYNSSENINNSPGASRDTQYVLSGNTSKNSDSVLDMGPVKGGVLRIFSTDPDTLNPIITNNKYVKDFSGFIFESLVALDKNQKPVPLLSESWEVSNNGLIWTFHIRDNVYWHDKQKFTAYDVEYTFDYILKNSIYTTYKDNLQNVTTFAAVDEKNFRIVLSKPNSFTAELMTFPILPKHLSDKNSVIMSKEYKPVGTGPFKYLSYKENERILLEANSDWWYSADIEDTSEKLPYIDQIYIELYDNSAYAVGAFQTRDVDVNFNETVDYDKYYGRYDLTIKKYTGNRFEFVSFNLDNPILSDVKVRQAINYAVNKEKIIGKLLPEKAVASDFPIVPGSWLNDSNIVAYEPSITKAKKILEEAGWKEENSIFYKWINWAKRPLKLELLVNEDNDLRKLIAYEIKEQLAEAGFDIQVKEMKWEELIKKVDKKDYDMVIMGCSAPSVPDISFLYSTPYLPDNSSPESLRGRNIAGYSNPMVDKYIERIYSEHDDERKKALFINMRNIIIEDVPYLVLFFYNDAVLLNRNMSGNIQPHAWNKFSNIARWYIPRLYN; encoded by the coding sequence ATGAACAGAAAACCATACCGCAATATACCTGTAATTGCTATTATACTTGTTGTAATGTTTATTATGGTTTCCTGCCAACAATTGTATAATAGTAGTGAAAATATTAATAATAGTCCAGGTGCGAGCAGAGATACCCAGTATGTTCTTTCTGGCAATACCAGTAAAAATAGTGACTCTGTTTTAGATATGGGTCCTGTAAAAGGTGGAGTATTAAGAATTTTTAGTACTGACCCAGACACTTTAAATCCCATAATAACAAATAACAAATATGTAAAAGATTTTTCTGGTTTTATTTTTGAAAGTCTTGTTGCATTGGACAAAAATCAAAAACCTGTTCCTCTTCTTTCTGAGAGCTGGGAAGTTTCTAATAATGGACTGATATGGACTTTTCATATAAGAGATAATGTCTATTGGCACGATAAACAAAAATTCACAGCCTATGATGTAGAATATACCTTTGATTATATATTAAAGAACAGCATTTATACTACATATAAAGATAATTTGCAGAACGTAACTACTTTTGCCGCCGTTGATGAAAAAAATTTCAGGATAGTACTCAGCAAGCCAAATTCCTTCACGGCAGAACTTATGACTTTTCCTATATTGCCAAAACACCTTTCAGATAAAAACTCGGTCATAATGTCAAAGGAATATAAGCCTGTTGGAACAGGGCCTTTTAAATACTTATCATATAAAGAAAATGAGAGGATTTTATTGGAAGCTAATTCAGATTGGTGGTATTCTGCGGACATTGAGGATACCAGTGAAAAGCTTCCTTATATTGATCAAATCTACATCGAGTTATATGATAATTCCGCTTATGCAGTGGGAGCTTTCCAAACCCGTGATGTGGATGTAAATTTTAATGAGACAGTAGATTATGACAAGTATTATGGAAGGTATGATCTTACAATAAAAAAATATACAGGAAACAGATTTGAATTTGTATCCTTTAATTTGGATAATCCCATATTGTCTGATGTTAAAGTCAGACAGGCTATTAATTATGCTGTTAATAAAGAAAAGATAATCGGAAAGCTTCTTCCTGAAAAAGCAGTGGCATCAGATTTTCCCATTGTTCCGGGAAGCTGGCTTAATGATTCAAATATAGTTGCATATGAGCCAAGTATTACAAAGGCAAAAAAAATACTGGAAGAGGCTGGATGGAAAGAAGAAAACAGTATTTTTTATAAGTGGATAAACTGGGCAAAGAGACCGTTAAAACTAGAATTACTGGTAAATGAAGATAATGATTTAAGGAAATTAATTGCATATGAGATTAAAGAACAGCTGGCTGAAGCAGGTTTTGATATACAGGTTAAAGAAATGAAGTGGGAAGAATTAATTAAAAAAGTTGATAAAAAAGATTATGACATGGTTATTATGGGTTGTTCTGCACCGTCAGTTCCGGATATATCATTTCTATATTCCACTCCTTATCTACCGGACAATTCTTCTCCTGAATCTCTCAGAGGAAGGAATATAGCTGGTTATAGCAATCCAATGGTAGATAAATACATAGAGAGAATTTATTCGGAGCACGATGATGAAAGGAAAAAAGCACTGTTCATAAATATGAGAAATATTATTATAGAGGATGTTCCATATCTTGTTTTATTTTTCTACAATGATGCGGTACTTTTAAATAGAAATATGAGCGGCAATATTCAACCTCATGCCTGGAACAAGTTTAGCAATATAGCCAGATGGTATATTCCACGCCTTTACAACTAA
- the pgeF gene encoding peptidoglycan editing factor PgeF: MQLKRFADNDSIIFTNKDGLVYLQFTNLKKYDNAIIHCFTTRLGGVSKDSCFSLNLGDKFYDSIKNVEENFERICRAIGIKKDSLVFSNQVHGTNIRKVGEKDKNKKIEDRRKTEPHDGLMTNVRGISLVTFYADCVPVLFYDHNKKVIAMAHSGWRGTVSEIAAETVKKLAEEYHCDPDNLEVAIGPSIGKCCFEVGEDVYFQFLDRLHWSEAYCRKTGEKKWHIDLQGIVRQSLINTGVRRENICTANICTKCNKDIFYSHRGDNGKTGSLAAIMKII; the protein is encoded by the coding sequence TTGCAATTAAAAAGATTCGCAGATAATGACAGCATAATATTTACTAATAAAGATGGCCTGGTATATTTGCAGTTTACAAATTTAAAAAAATATGATAATGCTATTATTCACTGTTTTACAACCAGGCTCGGGGGTGTAAGTAAAGATTCCTGCTTCTCCTTGAATCTTGGTGACAAGTTTTATGATAGCATTAAAAATGTTGAAGAAAATTTTGAACGAATATGCAGGGCTATCGGTATTAAAAAAGACAGCCTGGTTTTTTCCAATCAGGTTCATGGGACAAACATAAGAAAAGTTGGAGAAAAAGATAAAAATAAAAAAATTGAAGACAGAAGAAAGACAGAACCCCATGATGGATTGATGACTAACGTCAGAGGCATATCCCTTGTTACATTCTATGCTGACTGTGTACCTGTTCTTTTTTATGACCATAACAAAAAAGTAATAGCAATGGCACATTCAGGATGGAGAGGTACTGTATCTGAGATTGCAGCTGAAACTGTGAAAAAGCTTGCAGAAGAGTATCATTGTGATCCGGATAATTTGGAGGTGGCAATAGGACCCTCCATAGGAAAGTGCTGTTTCGAAGTTGGTGAGGATGTATACTTTCAATTTCTGGACAGACTTCATTGGAGCGAAGCCTATTGCAGAAAAACAGGTGAAAAAAAGTGGCATATTGACCTTCAGGGAATTGTAAGGCAATCTCTTATAAATACAGGAGTAAGAAGGGAAAATATATGTACTGCAAACATTTGTACAAAATGTAATAAAGATATTTTTTATTCCCATAGGGGTGATAACGGAAAAACAGGTAGTTTGGCTGCAATTATGAAAATAATATAA
- a CDS encoding stage V sporulation protein S encodes MDVLRASAKSSPNALAGALAAVIREKGSAEIQAIGAGSINQAIKAVAIARGFVAPTGIELICIPAFIDINIDGEIKTGIKLIVEPRK; translated from the coding sequence ATGGATGTATTAAGAGCATCAGCCAAGTCTTCACCTAATGCTTTGGCAGGAGCTTTAGCAGCTGTTATTCGTGAGAAAGGATCTGCTGAAATTCAGGCAATAGGAGCAGGCTCAATAAACCAGGCTATAAAAGCAGTTGCAATAGCCAGGGGATTTGTTGCGCCTACAGGGATAGAACTTATTTGTATTCCCGCTTTTATTGATATTAATATTGATGGTGAAATAAAAACCGGTATAAAGTTAATAGTGGAACCACGGAAATAA
- a CDS encoding MATE family efflux transporter gives MKDFAVKNATIEKKSSIERNLTEGNVAKQLILFALPFMLSNFIQTLYNVADMLIVGNYVGSAGVSGVNIGGQVTFIMTNIVIGLSAGGTVVIAQYLGSGERKSMNESIRTLITSLLVAAVVFTVVMTLLSDHILRLLQTPEESYRQARDYLNITLSGTIFIFGYNAFSAILRGLGDSRSPLIFVTIACIVNVFLDILMVGGLGMEAAGAALATIISQAISMISCIVYLKKKGFEFDFKLSSFRFYKERFVMLMNVGIPISVQNVIVNFSFLVLTAIANSMGVSASAALGIVGKYNGFAILPAIAVGSSVSAMVAQNIGAGMVDRAKRTFHVGFTLAFIITLVVFIITRLFPEQILSMFGDDPDMIAAGVEYLKSFSIDYIIVPAAFCLNGVISGSGHTIVSSICGILAAIGFRIPFAILLGKVMNLGMWGLGFAAPIASLGATIITFIYYISGKWEKSNVVKNSPIDNES, from the coding sequence ATGAAGGACTTTGCTGTTAAGAATGCAACTATTGAGAAAAAATCATCTATTGAAAGAAACCTAACTGAAGGCAATGTAGCTAAACAATTGATTTTGTTTGCGTTGCCATTTATGTTGTCGAACTTTATTCAAACTCTATATAATGTTGCTGATATGCTAATTGTAGGAAATTATGTTGGCTCTGCGGGAGTATCCGGTGTAAATATTGGCGGACAGGTTACATTTATTATGACCAATATCGTTATAGGACTGAGTGCGGGAGGCACTGTTGTTATTGCGCAGTATTTAGGTTCCGGTGAAAGAAAAAGCATGAATGAATCGATAAGGACTCTGATTACTTCATTGCTTGTTGCGGCTGTTGTATTCACCGTTGTAATGACCCTCTTGTCAGACCATATTCTTAGGCTTCTTCAGACGCCGGAAGAATCCTACAGACAGGCAAGGGATTATCTGAATATTACTTTATCAGGAACGATTTTTATTTTCGGATATAACGCTTTTTCTGCCATATTACGGGGGCTTGGTGACAGCAGAAGCCCGCTGATATTCGTCACAATAGCCTGTATAGTAAATGTTTTCCTTGATATTCTGATGGTCGGTGGATTAGGAATGGAAGCGGCCGGCGCAGCCCTTGCAACTATTATTTCACAAGCCATTAGTATGATTTCCTGTATCGTCTATCTTAAGAAGAAAGGCTTCGAATTTGATTTCAAACTAAGTTCATTCAGATTTTATAAAGAACGTTTTGTCATGCTTATGAATGTAGGTATACCTATATCTGTACAAAATGTTATTGTTAATTTTTCATTCCTGGTTCTCACTGCTATTGCAAACAGCATGGGTGTGAGTGCTTCGGCTGCTCTTGGAATAGTGGGTAAATACAACGGATTCGCTATATTACCTGCCATTGCGGTAGGTTCCTCCGTATCAGCAATGGTTGCCCAAAACATTGGAGCAGGTATGGTGGATAGGGCAAAGAGAACTTTCCATGTGGGATTTACTCTGGCTTTTATAATTACTCTTGTTGTGTTTATAATTACACGGTTATTTCCAGAACAGATTTTGTCCATGTTTGGTGACGATCCTGATATGATTGCTGCAGGAGTTGAGTACCTGAAGTCTTTTTCCATTGATTATATTATTGTACCTGCCGCATTTTGCTTAAATGGTGTCATATCGGGATCAGGGCATACCATAGTATCTTCAATATGCGGAATTTTGGCAGCAATAGGATTTCGAATTCCATTCGCAATATTACTTGGAAAGGTTATGAATCTTGGGATGTGGGGATTAGGTTTTGCTGCTCCCATTGCCAGTCTTGGAGCAACCATTATTACATTCATATATTATATTTCTGGGAAATGGGAAAAGAGTAATGTGGTAAAAAATAGTCCCATAGATAATGAATCATAA
- a CDS encoding LysM peptidoglycan-binding domain-containing protein: MFKINTHLFAKIIIVLLLSYICFSTIAYTSSPVSAAGTVEQATVKYTVKSGDTLFFIAKKYNTTVSAIKNSSRITTDLIIPGQVLTVPVSLTPGSNLYSVKSGDTLFLIARKHGITVTELMLANDLKTDLIMPGQILIIPVRSIKPLKDILTEKGISPSVADLEIVVDKSDHTLMIFSHGILLKTYHVETGDGGIGDKQVAGDHKTPEGNFYITQKSVLNPADYYLGSRWLRLSYPNIEDAQRGLNQGIIDKNTYNEIVNAINQGKTPPQYTALGGGIGIHGGDIPEFGNNWTWGCVGLTNKDIEEFYDFVDVGTKVEIRR; encoded by the coding sequence ATGTTTAAGATAAATACTCATTTATTCGCAAAAATAATTATAGTTTTATTATTATCGTATATATGTTTTAGCACAATTGCATATACAAGTAGTCCTGTCTCTGCTGCAGGTACTGTTGAGCAGGCTACAGTGAAATATACTGTAAAAAGCGGAGATACCTTGTTTTTTATAGCAAAAAAATATAATACCACTGTAAGCGCTATTAAAAACTCCAGCAGAATTACAACAGATTTGATAATACCAGGGCAAGTTTTGACAGTGCCAGTATCTCTTACACCAGGATCTAACCTTTATTCCGTTAAAAGCGGAGATACATTATTTCTTATTGCCAGAAAACATGGTATAACGGTTACTGAGTTAATGCTGGCAAATGACCTTAAAACAGATTTAATAATGCCGGGTCAGATCCTTATTATACCTGTAAGAAGCATAAAACCTCTTAAGGATATATTAACTGAAAAAGGGATATCTCCCTCAGTTGCAGATTTAGAAATAGTTGTAGATAAGTCTGACCATACCCTTATGATTTTTTCACATGGTATATTATTAAAGACATATCATGTTGAAACTGGTGACGGCGGAATAGGAGACAAGCAAGTTGCGGGTGACCATAAAACACCTGAGGGAAACTTCTATATAACCCAGAAATCGGTATTGAATCCGGCAGATTATTATTTAGGTTCCAGATGGTTAAGATTAAGCTATCCTAACATTGAAGATGCACAGCGGGGCCTTAACCAGGGAATTATCGATAAAAACACCTATAATGAAATAGTAAATGCCATAAACCAGGGCAAGACTCCTCCTCAGTATACAGCTCTCGGAGGCGGAATAGGCATTCACGGAGGAGATATACCTGAATTTGGCAACAACTGGACATGGGGCTGTGTTGGACTAACGAATAAGGATATAGAAGAGTTTTATGATTTTGTAGATGTTGGTACAAAGGTTGAAATCAGAAGGTAA
- a CDS encoding polyribonucleotide nucleotidyltransferase, with product MQRKFSMELAGRPLVIETGMLAQLANGAVLVRYGDTVILATATASKTPREGIDFFPLSVDYEERLYSVGKIPGGFIKREGKPSEKAILTSRVIDRPIRPLFPKDMRNDVAIVCTVLSVDQDNSPEIAAMIGASAAICISDIPFNGPIGAVALGLVDGKVVINPTANERQKSDMYVTLAATEEKITMIEAGANEVSEDTMLEAVKIGHQEIKKIVDFINDIVKEVGKPKFEYTSFEVPEEIYNAVKEYAYEKMRQAVLSTDKQEREDAIAQLTQEVQEHFAEVFPDSATQMADALYKLEKKVVREYILEEDRRVDGRKMDEIRPLHAEVGLLPRAHGSGLFQRGQTQVLSVVTLGALGEVQVLDGVDLEETKRYMHHYNFPGFSVGEAKSSRGPGRREIGHGALAERALEPVIPSPEEFPYAIRVVSEVLMSNGSTSQGSVCGSTLALMDAGVPIKAPVAGISSGLVVDENQPSRYKLFIDIQGIEDFFGDMDFKVAGTKKGITAIQMDIKVDGLTYDIIKEAFELTRKGRIKIIDEVLLKAIPEPRKQLSPYAPKILTTDIDPEKIRDVIGPGGKIINKIIADTGAKIDIEDDGRVFVSTPDTDAGKRAIQIIEGIAKEVAPGQVYLGKVNRIMNFGAFVEFLPGKEGLVHISKLDKKRVERVEDVVNIGDNILVKVIDIDKQGRINLSRKDALIDAEKNEKEN from the coding sequence ATGCAAAGAAAATTTTCAATGGAATTGGCAGGGAGACCCCTGGTTATTGAAACAGGTATGTTAGCGCAGCTTGCTAACGGAGCTGTACTTGTAAGATATGGAGACACAGTTATTTTAGCTACAGCCACTGCATCAAAGACTCCCAGAGAAGGTATTGATTTCTTCCCATTAAGCGTTGATTATGAAGAAAGATTATATTCTGTAGGTAAAATACCTGGAGGATTTATAAAAAGGGAAGGAAAGCCATCAGAAAAAGCCATACTTACTTCAAGAGTAATTGACAGGCCAATTAGGCCGCTATTCCCCAAGGATATGAGAAATGATGTAGCCATTGTATGTACAGTATTGTCGGTAGATCAGGATAATTCACCTGAAATAGCGGCAATGATCGGGGCTTCAGCAGCCATATGTATTTCAGATATACCGTTTAACGGTCCTATAGGAGCTGTTGCACTTGGCCTTGTGGATGGGAAAGTTGTGATAAACCCAACAGCCAATGAAAGACAAAAAAGTGATATGTATGTTACTTTAGCTGCAACAGAAGAAAAAATAACAATGATTGAAGCCGGTGCCAATGAAGTAAGTGAAGATACCATGCTTGAAGCAGTAAAAATCGGACACCAGGAGATAAAAAAGATTGTAGATTTTATTAATGACATCGTAAAAGAAGTAGGCAAACCAAAGTTTGAATATACTTCTTTCGAAGTACCTGAGGAAATATATAACGCAGTAAAAGAATACGCCTACGAAAAAATGAGACAGGCAGTACTTTCAACAGATAAACAGGAAAGAGAAGATGCAATAGCACAACTGACCCAGGAGGTCCAGGAGCACTTTGCCGAAGTTTTCCCTGACAGCGCCACACAGATGGCTGATGCTTTGTATAAGCTTGAAAAGAAAGTTGTAAGAGAATATATTCTTGAAGAAGACAGGCGTGTTGATGGAAGAAAGATGGATGAAATTCGTCCTCTTCATGCTGAAGTAGGATTGCTTCCGAGAGCGCATGGTTCTGGACTGTTCCAGAGAGGACAGACCCAGGTATTGTCTGTAGTAACCCTTGGAGCTCTGGGAGAAGTGCAGGTGCTAGACGGAGTGGACCTTGAAGAGACAAAAAGATATATGCACCATTACAATTTTCCTGGGTTCAGCGTAGGAGAAGCAAAGTCATCAAGAGGACCGGGCAGAAGGGAAATAGGACATGGAGCCCTGGCAGAAAGAGCTCTTGAGCCTGTTATACCAAGCCCAGAAGAATTTCCATATGCCATAAGAGTGGTATCGGAAGTGCTTATGTCTAACGGTTCTACATCCCAGGGTAGTGTATGCGGAAGCACATTGGCTTTAATGGATGCCGGCGTTCCAATAAAAGCTCCGGTTGCAGGAATATCTTCAGGTTTGGTGGTTGATGAAAACCAACCTTCCAGGTATAAACTGTTTATTGATATTCAGGGGATAGAAGACTTCTTTGGAGACATGGATTTTAAAGTTGCCGGGACTAAGAAAGGAATCACTGCAATCCAGATGGATATTAAGGTTGATGGTTTGACTTATGATATCATAAAGGAAGCTTTTGAGTTAACTAGGAAAGGCCGCATAAAGATAATTGATGAAGTATTGCTTAAGGCAATTCCTGAGCCCAGAAAGCAACTTTCACCTTATGCTCCTAAGATACTGACTACTGATATTGATCCGGAAAAAATAAGAGATGTGATAGGACCTGGAGGGAAAATAATAAATAAGATTATTGCAGATACAGGCGCTAAAATAGATATCGAAGATGATGGCAGAGTATTTGTTTCTACACCGGATACAGATGCAGGAAAAAGAGCCATTCAAATAATTGAAGGTATTGCAAAGGAAGTTGCACCCGGGCAGGTTTATCTGGGTAAAGTAAATAGAATAATGAACTTCGGTGCATTTGTGGAATTTCTTCCTGGAAAAGAAGGATTGGTCCATATCTCAAAACTTGACAAAAAGAGAGTAGAAAGAGTAGAAGATGTAGTAAATATAGGAGATAACATACTTGTGAAAGTAATAGATATAGATAAACAGGGAAGAATAAATCTTTCCAGGAAAGATGCCTTGATTGATGCTGAGAAAAATGAAAAGGAAAATTAA
- a CDS encoding RluA family pseudouridine synthase, protein MKEISIISEDEGIRIDVWLTSKLEDISRTYVQKLITDSNVTVNDKVVKTNYKIKAGDKVRVEIPEPRKLEVIPEKINIDIVYEDDDIIIVNKPKGMVVHPAAGNYSGTLVNALMDYCGDRLSDINGVIRPGIVHRIDKDTSGLLVVAKNNQAHEKLSAELKTTKLKRVYETIVQGVIVEESGTIDAPIGRHEADRKKMSVNTRTGKRAVTHFKVLERFNNATYLEVRLETGRTHQIRVHMAYIGHPVIGDKVYGGKQQKYSIEGQVLHAKTLGFHHPTTGKYMEFTSQLPEYFINLLKQLREA, encoded by the coding sequence ATGAAAGAAATAAGCATTATATCTGAGGATGAGGGTATCAGAATAGATGTTTGGCTGACATCAAAATTGGAAGACATCTCAAGGACATATGTTCAAAAACTAATAACTGATAGCAATGTAACTGTCAATGATAAAGTTGTTAAAACAAATTATAAAATAAAAGCCGGGGATAAAGTAAGGGTAGAAATACCTGAGCCTAGAAAGCTTGAAGTAATACCGGAAAAAATCAATATAGATATTGTTTATGAAGATGATGATATTATTATAGTAAATAAACCTAAAGGAATGGTTGTTCACCCGGCTGCAGGCAATTACTCCGGCACCCTTGTTAATGCATTAATGGATTACTGTGGTGACAGGCTCTCAGATATAAATGGTGTTATCAGGCCTGGAATTGTCCATAGAATAGATAAGGATACGTCAGGATTACTTGTAGTGGCAAAAAATAACCAGGCTCATGAGAAATTGTCGGCAGAGCTTAAAACTACAAAGTTAAAAAGAGTTTATGAGACAATTGTTCAGGGAGTAATTGTTGAAGAGAGCGGCACAATTGATGCACCAATAGGAAGGCATGAAGCAGACAGAAAAAAGATGTCTGTGAATACACGAACAGGTAAGAGGGCAGTTACCCATTTTAAGGTATTGGAAAGATTTAACAATGCTACATACCTGGAAGTCCGTCTTGAAACAGGGAGAACCCATCAGATCCGTGTCCATATGGCTTATATTGGTCATCCTGTAATTGGAGATAAAGTTTATGGTGGTAAACAACAAAAATATAGTATTGAGGGGCAGGTACTCCATGCAAAAACCCTTGGATTTCATCATCCAACTACAGGGAAATACATGGAGTTTACCTCCCAATTGCCGGAATATTTTATAAATCTGTTAAAACAGCTAAGAGAAGCTTAA
- the lspA gene encoding signal peptidase II, translating to MFWILIIIFITAADQITKAVIVNNVEFGEMIPVIEGFFYITHHTNSGAAWGVFSGGRYVFISITILASVIMLYFLFKSGNKLLKVSLSLILGGAIGNLIDRIASGNVVDFLDFYFGSYNYPTFNVADSFIVIGTILLSVYILFFYRESSRKERDSIYKTSEENNGGIKEKEDSLDCEHLKEQE from the coding sequence ATGTTTTGGATTTTAATAATAATTTTTATAACTGCGGCAGACCAGATAACAAAAGCGGTAATTGTTAATAATGTAGAGTTCGGGGAAATGATTCCGGTTATTGAAGGTTTCTTTTATATTACCCATCATACAAATTCTGGTGCTGCCTGGGGTGTTTTCTCAGGGGGAAGATATGTTTTTATTTCTATTACCATTTTGGCATCTGTTATAATGTTATATTTTTTATTTAAATCCGGAAATAAATTATTAAAGGTTTCTCTGAGTTTAATACTGGGTGGAGCAATTGGGAATCTTATTGATAGAATAGCCTCTGGCAATGTTGTGGACTTTCTTGATTTTTATTTTGGAAGCTATAACTATCCAACTTTTAATGTAGCTGATTCTTTTATAGTTATTGGAACAATTTTGTTATCTGTATATATACTATTCTTCTACAGAGAAAGTAGCAGGAAAGAAAGGGATAGTATATATAAGACCAGTGAAGAAAATAATGGCGGCATTAAAGAAAAAGAAGACTCTCTTGATTGTGAACACCTAAAGGAGCAGGAATAA
- a CDS encoding rubrerythrin family protein: MKHQTIPLSEKTKQLILQLQQNEITEQAIYMNLAKRTKKQSDRDVLERIAKEEGAHSKIWGKYTNKELKPQKLKVLFYSILSMILGYTFVIKVMENGEKTSQEIYSKLNSEVSEAQRIYQEEQMHEQALIDLLDEERLKYVGSMVLGLNDALVELTGTLAGLSFALQNNKLVALSGLITGISATLSMASSEYLSARSEGNSNPLKSSLYTGIMYIIAVILLVLPYLVLPSKQYVPALLIMLLVVVAIIFAFTYYISVAKDLPFRKRFTEMATISLSVAALSFIVGILVKHFLGIDL, translated from the coding sequence ATGAAACATCAGACCATACCATTATCGGAAAAAACAAAGCAGCTGATTCTTCAGCTTCAGCAAAACGAAATAACTGAACAGGCAATATATATGAATTTGGCAAAGCGTACGAAAAAACAATCAGACAGAGATGTACTGGAGCGTATTGCCAAAGAAGAGGGAGCCCACAGCAAGATCTGGGGAAAATATACAAATAAAGAGCTGAAGCCTCAAAAGCTAAAAGTTTTATTCTACAGTATATTAAGCATGATTTTAGGATATACTTTTGTCATTAAAGTTATGGAAAATGGAGAAAAGACTTCTCAGGAAATATACTCAAAATTGAATTCGGAAGTTTCCGAAGCACAAAGAATTTATCAGGAAGAACAAATGCATGAACAGGCATTGATAGATTTGCTGGATGAAGAACGTCTGAAATATGTAGGCTCAATGGTGCTTGGACTCAATGATGCTTTGGTGGAATTGACAGGAACACTGGCAGGCTTGAGTTTTGCTTTGCAGAATAATAAACTGGTGGCTCTTTCAGGCTTGATTACCGGGATTTCTGCTACATTATCCATGGCTTCATCGGAATACTTATCAGCACGTTCCGAAGGTAATTCCAATCCCTTAAAGTCATCCTTGTATACTGGTATTATGTATATTATCGCAGTTATTCTGCTGGTGCTGCCATACCTTGTTTTACCAAGCAAGCAGTATGTGCCTGCCCTGCTTATCATGCTTCTTGTTGTAGTTGCCATTATATTTGCTTTTACCTACTATATTTCAGTGGCGAAAGATTTACCTTTCAGGAAAAGATTTACTGAAATGGCCACAATCAGCCTGTCAGTAGCTGCTTTATCTTTTATAGTAGGTATTCTTGTGAAACATTTTCTCGGAATAGATTTATAA